In a genomic window of Curtobacterium flaccumfaciens pv. betae:
- a CDS encoding VOC family protein translates to MSFASVRIITDDLEGMVAFYERITRQPAERPAPVFAQFSGTGGTLAIASTATVAMLGGALTPATNRSVLIEFEVADVDGEFAGLQLSSDDVVLEPTTMPWGNRSALVRDPDGNVVNLFSRPAAAG, encoded by the coding sequence ATGTCGTTCGCATCCGTCCGCATCATCACCGACGACCTCGAAGGCATGGTCGCCTTCTACGAGCGGATCACCCGCCAGCCGGCCGAGCGCCCCGCACCGGTCTTCGCGCAGTTCAGCGGCACGGGTGGGACCCTCGCGATCGCCAGCACCGCCACGGTCGCCATGCTCGGCGGCGCGCTGACGCCCGCGACGAACCGTTCCGTGCTCATCGAGTTCGAGGTCGCCGACGTCGACGGCGAGTTCGCCGGACTGCAGCTCAGCAGCGACGACGTCGTCCTCGAACCGACCACGATGCCGTGGGGCAACCGCTCCGCACTGGTCCGCGACCCGGACGGCAACGTCGTCAACCTGTTCAGCAGGCCCGCCGCCGCCGGCTAG
- a CDS encoding MerR family transcriptional regulator, whose translation MRIGELAERAGVSVRSLRYYEEQGLLESERTTGGHREYREPDVARVRFMQMLYAAGMPSRRIVEILPFLDTGVATRTMLDHFDEESDRIRRQIEALGATHDRLARLRDIAAESVAGRPPEECRSSANAAAA comes from the coding sequence ATGCGGATCGGTGAACTCGCAGAACGGGCCGGCGTCAGCGTCCGGTCGCTGCGGTACTACGAGGAACAGGGCCTCCTCGAGTCCGAGCGGACCACGGGCGGACACCGGGAGTACCGCGAGCCCGATGTCGCGCGGGTGCGCTTCATGCAGATGCTCTACGCGGCGGGCATGCCGAGTCGTCGGATCGTCGAGATCCTGCCCTTCCTCGACACCGGGGTCGCGACGCGGACGATGCTCGACCACTTCGACGAGGAGAGCGATCGCATCCGACGCCAGATCGAGGCCCTCGGTGCCACCCACGACCGCCTCGCGCGGCTCCGCGACATCGCGGCGGAGTCCGTCGCGGGGCGGCCGCCGGAGGAGTGCCGCTCGTCGGCGAACGCCGCCGCCGCCTGA
- a CDS encoding helix-turn-helix transcriptional regulator — translation MNRTDRLYGLVEELRAASPQPRSARRLAERFEVSVRTIERDISALQQSGVPIWAEPGRTGGYVIDASATLGPAGFTPDEALAVLIGLGSLGRSPFRHAAHTAARKTLAVMPAGDAARASALASRVHFLEDDEDTVVPAEFAAALRADRVVRLRYRDADGAESVRDVEPLGSIGKDGQWYLIAWCRMRDGVRAFRGDRMLSVEVTDERPAQRVLRSEDLAIQYGRLRPVLDE, via the coding sequence GTGAATCGCACCGATCGGCTCTACGGCCTCGTGGAGGAGTTGCGCGCCGCCTCCCCGCAACCGCGGAGCGCGCGACGTCTCGCGGAGCGGTTCGAGGTGTCGGTCCGGACCATCGAACGGGACATCTCCGCGTTGCAGCAGTCGGGTGTGCCCATCTGGGCGGAGCCCGGCCGGACGGGTGGGTACGTCATCGACGCGTCCGCGACGCTCGGTCCGGCGGGCTTCACGCCGGATGAAGCCCTCGCGGTGCTGATCGGGCTCGGCTCGCTGGGGCGCAGTCCGTTCCGGCACGCGGCGCACACCGCGGCCAGGAAGACGCTCGCGGTGATGCCCGCCGGCGATGCCGCACGAGCCAGCGCGCTGGCCTCCCGGGTGCACTTCCTGGAGGACGACGAGGACACGGTCGTCCCGGCCGAGTTCGCGGCGGCCCTGCGCGCGGATCGAGTCGTGCGACTCCGGTACCGGGACGCCGACGGAGCGGAGTCCGTCCGGGACGTCGAACCGCTGGGGTCGATCGGGAAGGACGGTCAGTGGTACCTGATCGCCTGGTGCCGGATGCGCGACGGGGTGCGGGCGTTCCGGGGCGACCGGATGCTGTCCGTCGAGGTCACCGACGAGCGGCCCGCGCAGCGCGTCCTGCGATCCGAGGACCTCGCGATCCAGTACGGACGACTCCGGCCGGTCCTCGACGAGTAG